A genomic segment from Enoplosus armatus isolate fEnoArm2 chromosome 12, fEnoArm2.hap1, whole genome shotgun sequence encodes:
- the LOC139294153 gene encoding EGF-containing fibulin-like extracellular matrix protein 1 isoform X2: MLGICVCLCAVFTHVLSQEAEEPISYTCTEGYEYDRVREQCRDIDECALLDDACKGGMQCINHFGGYLCLPKSAVIYISKEGEQVPLPEPVPHVPPVPAAPPSQPQLPQVFSGGQWVSQPRRTIRCTTGFTADEQNLCRDVNECDVQSPCQHHCYNLIGSFLCQCDQGYELAQDAVSCQDIDECSFSSYMCQYQCINSPGSYSCECPEGYQLQGNRLCQDINECETGTHNCQDDEMCWNYYGGFRCYPRDPCEAPYAKASENRCICRSQAECQGLPPSIVYKYMSIQADRTVPADIFQIQATNIYANTHNTFRIKAGNEAGEFFLRRSSNVSAMLVLTKPLSGPREYVVDLEMITQHLTMNYRSSSLLRLTIIVGPYAF; the protein is encoded by the exons ATGCTGGGGATCTGCGTGTGTCTTTGTGCGGTTTTCACACATGTCCTCTCTCAGGAGGCTGAGGAGCCCATCTCCTACACA TGCACTGAAGGGTATGAGTatgacagagtcagagagcagtgcagag ATATCGACGAGTGTGCCTTGTTAGATGATGCCTGCAAAGGAGGGATGCAGTGTATCAACCACTTTGGTGGATACCTCTGCCTCCCCAAGAGTGCCGTCATCTATATCAGCAAGGAGGGCGAGCAGGTGCCACTGCCGGAACCTGTCCCTCATGTCCCCCCTGTCCCTGCCGCTCCACCGAGCCAGCCTCAGCTcccacaggtgttttcaggCGGCCAGTGGGTCTCTCAGCCCAGACGGACCATCCGCTGTACAACCGGATTCACTGCAGATGAGCAAAACCTCTGCAGAG atgtgaatgaatgtgacGTGCAGAGTCCCTGTCAGCACCACTGCTACAACCTGATTGGCTCCTTCCTCTGCCAGTGTGACCAGGGCTATGAGCTGGCACAAGACGCGGTCTCCTGCCaag ACATTGATGAATGCAGCTTCTCCAGCTACATGTGTCAGTACCAGTGTATTAACAGCCCAGGAAGTTACTCCTGTGAGTGTCCAGAGGGATATCAGCTCCAGGGAAACAGGTTGTGTCAAG ACATAAATGAGTGTGAGACGGGGACCCATAACTGCCAAGACGATGAAATGTGCTGGAACTATTACGGAGGCTTCCGCTGCTATCCCAGAGACCCCTGTGAGGCGCCTTACGCCAAAGCCTCTGAAAA TCGCTGTATCTGCCGGTCTCAGGCTGAGTGCCAGGGTCTCCCGCCATCAATTGTCTACAAATACATGAGCATCCAGGCGGACCGGACTGTGCCAGCGGACATCTTCCAGATTCAGGCAACCAACATCtatgccaacacacacaacaccttcAGGATCAAAGCTGGGAATGAGGCAGGAGAATTTTTCCTGCGG CGCTCCAGCAATGTGAGTGCCATGCTGGTGCTAACCAAGCCTCTGTCAGGCCCCAGGGAGTATGTCGTGGACCTGGAGATGATCACTCAACATCTGACCATGAACTACCGCTCCAGCTCACTGCTGCGGCTCACCATCATAGTCGGGCCCTACGCCTTCTGA
- the LOC139294153 gene encoding EGF-containing fibulin-like extracellular matrix protein 1 isoform X1 → MLGICVCLCAVFTHVLSQEAEEPISYTCTEGYEYDRVREQCRDIDECALLDDACKGGMQCINHFGGYLCLPKSAVIYISKEGEQVPLPEPVPHVPPVPAAPPSQPQLPQVFSGGQWVSQPRRTIRCTTGFTADEQNLCRDIDECATGRHTCGPEQTCFNTRGSYTCQCPQGYQRNGDRCVDRDECALTHYCMHRCVNTQGSYYCECNAGHKLASNNHSCVDVNECDVQSPCQHHCYNLIGSFLCQCDQGYELAQDAVSCQDIDECSFSSYMCQYQCINSPGSYSCECPEGYQLQGNRLCQDINECETGTHNCQDDEMCWNYYGGFRCYPRDPCEAPYAKASENRCICRSQAECQGLPPSIVYKYMSIQADRTVPADIFQIQATNIYANTHNTFRIKAGNEAGEFFLRRSSNVSAMLVLTKPLSGPREYVVDLEMITQHLTMNYRSSSLLRLTIIVGPYAF, encoded by the exons ATGCTGGGGATCTGCGTGTGTCTTTGTGCGGTTTTCACACATGTCCTCTCTCAGGAGGCTGAGGAGCCCATCTCCTACACA TGCACTGAAGGGTATGAGTatgacagagtcagagagcagtgcagag ATATCGACGAGTGTGCCTTGTTAGATGATGCCTGCAAAGGAGGGATGCAGTGTATCAACCACTTTGGTGGATACCTCTGCCTCCCCAAGAGTGCCGTCATCTATATCAGCAAGGAGGGCGAGCAGGTGCCACTGCCGGAACCTGTCCCTCATGTCCCCCCTGTCCCTGCCGCTCCACCGAGCCAGCCTCAGCTcccacaggtgttttcaggCGGCCAGTGGGTCTCTCAGCCCAGACGGACCATCCGCTGTACAACCGGATTCACTGCAGATGAGCAAAACCTCTGCAGAG ACATAGATGAATGCGCAACAGGTAGACACACTTGTGGTCCTGAGCAGACGTGCTTCAACACCAGAGGCTCCTACACCTGCCAGTGTCCTCAAGGCTACCAGAGGAACGGAGACCGTTGTGTGG acAGAGACGAGTGTGCCCTGACCCACTACTGCATGCACAGATGCGTGAACACACAGGGCTCATACTACTGTGAGTGCAATGCAGGTCACAAGTTGGCcagcaacaaccacagctgTGTTG atgtgaatgaatgtgacGTGCAGAGTCCCTGTCAGCACCACTGCTACAACCTGATTGGCTCCTTCCTCTGCCAGTGTGACCAGGGCTATGAGCTGGCACAAGACGCGGTCTCCTGCCaag ACATTGATGAATGCAGCTTCTCCAGCTACATGTGTCAGTACCAGTGTATTAACAGCCCAGGAAGTTACTCCTGTGAGTGTCCAGAGGGATATCAGCTCCAGGGAAACAGGTTGTGTCAAG ACATAAATGAGTGTGAGACGGGGACCCATAACTGCCAAGACGATGAAATGTGCTGGAACTATTACGGAGGCTTCCGCTGCTATCCCAGAGACCCCTGTGAGGCGCCTTACGCCAAAGCCTCTGAAAA TCGCTGTATCTGCCGGTCTCAGGCTGAGTGCCAGGGTCTCCCGCCATCAATTGTCTACAAATACATGAGCATCCAGGCGGACCGGACTGTGCCAGCGGACATCTTCCAGATTCAGGCAACCAACATCtatgccaacacacacaacaccttcAGGATCAAAGCTGGGAATGAGGCAGGAGAATTTTTCCTGCGG CGCTCCAGCAATGTGAGTGCCATGCTGGTGCTAACCAAGCCTCTGTCAGGCCCCAGGGAGTATGTCGTGGACCTGGAGATGATCACTCAACATCTGACCATGAACTACCGCTCCAGCTCACTGCTGCGGCTCACCATCATAGTCGGGCCCTACGCCTTCTGA